Proteins encoded within one genomic window of Triticum aestivum cultivar Chinese Spring chromosome 2D, IWGSC CS RefSeq v2.1, whole genome shotgun sequence:
- the LOC123052121 gene encoding 40S ribosomal protein S3-3, whose protein sequence is MALQISKKRKFVADGVFLAELNEMLTRELGEDGFAGVEIRVTPMRTEIIIRATRTQNVLGEKGRRIRELTSVVQKRFNFPDGGVELYAEKVLNRGLCAVAQAESLRYKLLGGLAVRRACYGVLRFVMESGAKGCEVIVSGKLRAQRAKSMKFKDGYMISSGHPVNQYIDGAVRHVLLRQGVLGIKVKIMLDWDPKGKQGPATPLPDLVTIHPPKDEDEFLRPLAAEIVVA, encoded by the exons ATGGCTCTTCAGATCAGCAAGAAGCGGAAG TTCGTCGCCGACGGCGTGTTCCTGGCCGAGCTGAACGAGATGCTGACCCGCGAGCTCGGGGAGGACGGCTTCGCCGGCGTCGAGATCCGGGTCACCCCCATGCGCACCGAGATCATCATCCGCGCCACCCGCACCCAGAACGTCCTCG GCGAGAAGGGCAGGAGGATAAGGGAGCTGACGTCGGTGGTGCAGAAGCGCTTCAACTTTCCggacggcggcgtggagctctACGCCGAGAAGGTCCTGAACCGCGGCCTCTGCGCCGTCGCTCAGGCTGAGTCCCTCCGCTACAAGCTGCTTGGTGGCCTCGCCGTCCGAAG AGCATGCTATGGTGTACTCCGATTTGTCATGGAGAGTGGTGCGAAGGGCTGTGAG GTTATTGTGAGTGGGAAGCTTAGGGCACAGCGTGCCAAGTCCATGAAGTTCAAGGATGGCTATATGATCTCTTCAGGCCATCCTGTCAACCAATATATTGATGGAGCTGTGAGGCATGTTCTTCTGAGACAG GGTGTGCTGGGTATCAAGGTTAAGATCATGCTTGACTGGGatccgaaggggaaacaaggaccagCTACACCTTTACCTGACCTTGTTACCATCCACCCTCCTAAGGATGAGGATGAGTTCCTGAGACCTCTTGCAGCAGAAATTGTAGTTGCTTAA